One Ranitomeya variabilis isolate aRanVar5 chromosome 4, aRanVar5.hap1, whole genome shotgun sequence genomic window, AAGAGACGCCCGCTGAGCAGAAGATTGTAAAAGACTTGAATAAGATGTCTGATAAGGAGAAGAGGAAATTATTGAAGAAGGAATCTCCTGAATTGATGGAGCTGGTTCAAGATCTTAAGCAAAAGGTAACGTGACTTCTCGCTGATCTCATGTTCAATACTGGCCTCATAAATGCTCTCCTAcacaatggtggctcagtggttagcactgtatggtggttcagtggttagcactgttgctttgcagcactggggtcctggattcaagtcctgccaaggagaacatctgcaaggagtttgaatgtgttctccctgtgtttgcatgggtttctccggtttcctcccacattcccatactgatagggaatctagattgtgagccgcaatggggacagtaatgataatatctgtaaagtgctgcagaatatgatagtgatagataagcaaagcataataaataaactcTAGTAGTGCCACATTATATGTACCTGCTCTTTAAGTTCTTCAATCTGGAGAATTATTTTGCATCATTCTCCCCTAAAAATTACCTACCAGCTGGTTGAAAGATTCTGTAGCTTTAATAATCCAGGCTTCTTTTTAATCTTTTTTCTTTTCTTCGTGTGTGTTTCATAGTTAGCTGAAGTGAAAAATGAATTGCAGCCATTGATCCAAATGATAACAGATGGAATTATCCCTAAAGGAAAGGTAATGAATGTTGCTGCAAGACTGCTGCTGACATTTTCTCAGTGATTcctacctgtaataattataataaGCTCTTTGGTTGAAATGGCTCTTAAAGTCGTGCGTTCGGTCAGGCTGTGATCTGAAAAACACAGCTCCCCAAGGCCTGTGTCTCAACCCGACAGAGGCGCTGTATCGTAAGCACACATACTGGTGAGCTGCCAGAGAAGGGCTGTAAtagaagaaataaatcttctcaGCTGACCGCACATGGGAGGCTTGAGGCTGATCAGTTTTGCCCGAATTTTTCTTAAAATATCTGTCAACTGGTAGTGAACACATCATATGTAGTCTCCATAGTCCAGAAACTTGCGTGCGAGCATTGAAAGATTACTTCTCCATCAATGGGTTGCATTGGCCATGATTGGGAGCGAGTTCTCAGTGACTGAATCACCACCATTAGTTGAATTAAATGATTTATGGTTGTTCTTTACAGGGCAGCGACTATCTACAGACCAAATACCAGCTGTACTTAAAGTAAGTATCATCAGGAGGTTTTGCTCTTATTTCTCTGGACCTCACTCTTTGTATAATTATTCTGTTCTCTCATCTCTTCTGTATTTATTAGTTATTGCACAAACATTAGTTACTACCTGCTGCTGAAAGCAAAAAGAATACCCATCACCGGCCACCCTGTGATCGAGAGACTGGTCACGTACAGGAATGTGAGTCATTTTTTCCGTTCTGGATCACCATCGTCTTCGCCGTTGTCAGTCCTCTTGCCTAAACATCTCTTCTCATTATTTTAGCTGATCAATGACCTACTTGTTGTGGATGAAATGATATCTCCAGAAATTCGCCTGCTGCTCTCTGAAGATTTTCAGAAAAACCTTTCTGAAGGGAAGATTAATACCAGTCAGCCTAAACCCTCTAAAAAAGCGGCTACCAAGGTAAGGGGATAAAAATGAAGATTCTGTTCAAAATGCATTATTCTATATTGTGTGAAATGGCAATTGCACCGTATACAACCAATGTGGAAGCATACTGGCTGCATATGGCATTGTACTCCAAAATGAAATCTAGTAGAATGCAATAATTGGCATCTCCATCACACTAATATGGTCACGTGCATGCCCTCAACAAACATCCATGGTTATAGTATAGTAGCCATATTACACCTTGATAGTTTTCTCTGCACAAGCAACTATTCCAAAGCAGCGACTTCTATCAATCAGTGGGGGACACTAAAAATCAAATTGACTTTGACATACACAGTTATTTCTGTGATTCTGTATCCAGACAGCAGCTGAGCCCACTCTTGGTATCATTAGTTTTTCTTATCCTTTGACCCCTCACTGATCAAACTTGGCATATTTAGTGGATATGGCATAAAggttgtgataaaaaaaaataatttaaagcaAATTCCACGAGCCTAATGCTGCCCAGACCTAACATGTAGGTGGAGTTATGGTCTACGGGTGGTATTGCTGGAAATAAACCAAAACCATTATATGGTGAGTTTTGGGGCTCGCTATAGTCCATACCTAACAAGGGTCCTCTATAGTGAGATACACTTTTCAAAGTCGCCTTCCTTGGATAATGGAAGTGGTATCACTGTCAGGATCCCCCTTCATTAATACCTTCTTGTGGACCTTTAAGACAAAATGGGCAATCCCACTATTGTAAGTCTCTGATCCTACACGTGATCTAGGATTACCGTGACATTAGGACACCACATTACAATCATCCGCCTTCTGCTCAGATCTATAATGTATTCTTCTTTATGAAATACAGCGCCCCGTACCTGAGCCTGAAGACGACGACAGTGATATGGATGAAGATGATGCTCTCAAATACTACAGAATGATGGAGAACAGATTGCTACAAAAGCGAAAACCTGTAGAGGAGCAGACGATGTACGTAGTCTTACTGACCATGAGATAATGAGGCTTTCTTAAGTTTCCTAATACCTCCCTAATGCTGCagatttgtttgtgttttttttagtgAAGAGACCCCATCTGAAGAAACAGATCCCAATGCGAAGAGAGCCATCACTTATCAGGTAACGTGCCAATTAGAAGAAAACAATTACCCCCCAAGAAAAGTTTTTCTAGTAATAGAAATCTCATAAGTAGCGACAAAGAGGCATGAGCTTTATAGATCCCATTGATCCAGGGAATCTGGGGTGCTTCGTCATCAATGTGATCATCCACCTATAACGGAGCAGATCCAAGAAAAGTCCCCATGTAAAACTTTATTCCTCCTTTTCTCTTATAGTGGTATGTTAGGAATAAACGAAGGGGAAGGCACTCAGGCTTGACATGGGTCTCTTTGTTCATTGCAGATTGCTAAGAATAAGGGGCTTACACCGAAAAGACGGAAGATTGACCGTAACCCAAGGGTTAAGCACAGAGAGAAGTTCAGGCGTGCGAAGATCCGCAGAAAGGGCCAGGTATGTATCTGTATTCTGCATTCTGCTGCATTGATCAGAACTAGCAGATGACGTTGGTGACCAACTAACTGGAAAGTTCAGATCTAGTCGGTAACCTGTTCACGGTGCAGACATAAGCCAGTCTAGAGGCGAATCATCACACAACAGACATTAATGACCTCTAATAAGCCCTTGGGATTTATATTAGGGTTTGATGGATTACAGTAAGGTTTCCATTGTTTTAACGAGAAGAATAGTGCTATTCTTTCCATCAAACATCTTGGAATCTGGGACAGAGGCTCCAACACAGATCTTAGCGCCCCCTGCGCAAGCACCGCCTCGCCCCATGGGCTGTCTAGTGCAAAgagttgctttcatctgtgaatgtCTTGAAAGTTTGCCAGTGAAGTCTCCAGCTAAAACTCCCGAGGTGACAGCCTTTGCTTGGTCCAGCAGccacgtcagtaatctgtggccatcAGACTGCCGCCCAAAGAACTGCCTCCTACGTGCCAGCATCCGCGGTTCTTTTAATTAGCCAGCCAGGACATACTTTCttctaaacaaaaaaaatttaacaaatccttattttaatgtataaaatgTTTGATCCAGTTGATCAACACCGGGGATCAAGAAGTAAAAAACTTGCTTTAGGACGGTCTGGATTATGCATTATGACCAATACCCCATTTCCGTTTATCCTCTCACCCCTCGGGTGATGGACATGTGCGCTTTTTTAATCCGAAAGATGGTTGTGAAGAAATGCCTAAGAATGGTCTCCACGCTTTCCTTCACTGACTTTTGTCTGTGTTAACAGGTACGTGAGGTCCGCAAGGAAGAAGCCCGATACTCCGGGGAGGTCTCTGGTATCCGTGCCGGAGTTAAGAAGAGCATCAAGCTTAAATAAAGTTGGAGACTGTACTTATATTTGTAACTATGTAGATTTTCATGTTTTTCACACGTTCTGTTAAAAGTTTACATTAACAAGATTTTTTAATTGCTGGAATTTTCTGTTTGTCTTTGTTATTCAATATTCAAAGGGGActcatcactattttttttttacaatccttTGACTCCTAACAATGGATCATTTAAAAACGTATCAAAATCTGATGGAAACGTGAAATACAATGTTTTTAGTTTTCCATCCGTTTTATACGGATCTTTtatagacttgaatgggcaagtCTGATCTGCAAAAATCAATAAGACCTGCTTGGAGTCTCACAGACCTAACACACAAATCCGTTTTTAAATCAGAGGTGCATATGAATCAGTGAAACTCTACAGGTCCGCGTGCTGTCCCGACGAAAAAAAACGGGCAGTCCTAAGACGTAACGCACTGATGTGTGTATGCAGCCTGCGGCACATCCCACATAACCACAACTGACTagaactagacaaaaaaaaaagtccttCCAAACTATTTCCAGAAAACATGACGTGAGACGTATTGAAAAGATTTACCAGTAATCCATATCTTACATTCAATGCAAAGATTACAGCAGAGGGTCAGATACCAAGAACTGAATCCATGGCCATAAAGGTCTAATTATTATTACTCCAGTAGACAGATTTGGGGAAGATTATGAGAACTGATGCATAAAACGGAACTACACTAATACAGTGTAACAAATTGCAGTTGTGAGAAAGTCAGACTAAAGTCTGGACTAGTTCTATTCATGGTGGGAATTCTAGCAGCATGATAAAATACACAGACCTACAGGCGCCCCCTAACATACTATGTCTGACTTACTGGGCTAATAGAGGTTCAGTTATTGCAGacatagtgatgagtgagcatgttgggataaggtgttatctgagcatgctcgggtgccgagtgtcttcggcgtgctcaaaaaatatattcGAGGCCCTGTtcctgtatgtgttgcggctgctgaacagtcgcgagacatgcagccgaagGGACTCTTAACAATTTTTGAGCAGGCCGAAAACactcagcacacgagcatgctcgctcatcactacacctgCACAACACCTACAGGTCTCCAACAGATGCCCATAAATCTAGATAATCTCACCTAAAAGTAATGCTTGTAGGGAAGAACACCTCTGTGGTATCCGCCATCAGATGCCGTATGTACAATGTCTATTTTATAAAGTCCCAGAAGTATAGTAAAAACACCACGTGCCTCTTTAGCAGCAAAACAGACATGAACAAGTACAGTTTTTTTCCCTGTATAAGGCATAAGAGCAGTAGGTAAAGGGGCCGGCTATTTCAATAGCAAAGCCAGCTCCCTCAAATTTCAATAGTTAGATGTTTTCCCTTTGCTCGGTAAGCTGCAGTAGTAATAAAAAATACATAAGACGAGTATCTCACACCCTCCCTGGGTCTAGCGAGGACTAGCTGCTGCTCGCCTCATCGACAGATCAACATTCAGTCTATGAGGTGAGCGGCTATTGCTGTCTATATGAGCAGAACCCCCTGAActcactgattggctgttgcactgcaGACAAGACGGGTAGCAGCGGAGAGCCGGCGTTGGACCAGGCAAGGCAAAGTGCGGTAATACTTAGTTTGCACTTTATGGCTACCACATCTTATAGCAAAAGTTTTCAAAACCCTTTTAAATTAGCTCTTTGGCCGTGATAGGTGGGGGACAGTTTAACTTTTTAAGCTAGCAGTTAGCCAGCCCCCTTCAGAAGCAGTTTTGGTAATGTGCAGAAACCAAAAGTACCTCCCTGGCCGGAGCTAAGGATCGGAGCATGGAGTACATTAGTTCGCTGTATAAATTCTAGGTAATCGTACACAGACAGTACTGATCATTAAGTCTGCAGGAAGAGTATCCATAGGAGTCAAGGAGAGAGACTTCCATCTGAAAGCCTTTCGCCTGGTTTAGGCCCTGATTATTGGTTGCATGAACATCGCTTAGTTATATGAACTCTTCATTCTAGACTGAGTCATGAATATTAAAGTATATTCACTTACATCGGGTGTCAGATCTTCCCCCATTTTGTAAGAGAAAAGCAAGGAACCTGACATTTTCTATAGGAACCTTTTCCTAACACAACAGCAAAATGCCAAAGATGGTGTAGAAACATCTACAGCACGTTGGATGGTCAGGAATAACCCTAAAACTGGACGTGAAGCAGAGCATTACTGGGGGTCCAAGACCAGACATCTAAAGTTCAACGCAGTCTGCAAAACCCCTCATAACAGAGGTAACATCATAGTAGTCCCCTACTTTATACTGGGCCTGGAGGATGGCAGCTAATTGACTTCATTCCTTTTCATAAATTGTGTGTGACGTAAGGTCAGATCGTTGATGATTTTATCTTCTATCTCCACCCCGGAGCTGTCTTCTTCATCAGATACGGACAGTTTTGACTCTTCTGTGCTGGTCACGACCACCACGTACGCTCTCCGCGTGTCTAGGATATTCGCCACCACCACCTGATGCCGGTAAGTCTCCAACGCTTTCCGCGCTTTCTCAATTAGGATTTCTGTATCAGTTTCTAATTTAAAAGAAATAACAAAGGCTTTGGGAGCCCAGTCCTTCACTAAGGGGGACAGCATTTTGGGAACCATCTTCATTGTgatctgaaattaaaaaaaaaaaaaaaaggaacagataTTACAGACTAACATCTAACTAAACTGGGGTAAACCAACCAGTGGCTTCTGTGGCAAATAAATGGGATACATAGAATACTACATTTTGCTTGCAGACTTATTAGAAGAGTACAAATAGACAACAATCCAAGTTTGTTACAAAAAGTTGTATTAGTCCAACATGTGGTATTTCACCCAGAACACTAACCCTTCTGCACGCTTGGACATTTCACCCAGAACATTAGCCCTTCTGCACGTTTGTGGACATTTCACCAAGAACATTGGCCCTTCTGCACGCTTGGACATTTCACCCAGAACATTAGCCCTTCTGCACGCTTGGGCATTTCACCCAGAACATTAGCCCTTCTACACGCTTGGCTTTTCACCCAGTAGCCCTTCTGCACGCTTGGACATTT contains:
- the UTP3 gene encoding something about silencing protein 10 codes for the protein MGKPRRILRPRTEKANEDVYDESLSKADVPSSKELSSNYYNDEIDRYHEEKFQNLIEKGVKFDSDEEQYDSEDEVMPLDIEDDEGEGDEDDDDEEEDDHISMDSDIEDRDKDGLPDEMAWGLRKKLYYDTDYKEQKKKVKKTKEELEAEAEDEEEEAQNIQRRLAKTLNEEDYGLDFIQEFAEKPSEETPAEQKIVKDLNKMSDKEKRKLLKKESPELMELVQDLKQKLAEVKNELQPLIQMITDGIIPKGKGSDYLQTKYQLYLNYCTNISYYLLLKAKRIPITGHPVIERLVTYRNLINDLLVVDEMISPEIRLLLSEDFQKNLSEGKINTSQPKPSKKAATKRPVPEPEDDDSDMDEDDALKYYRMMENRLLQKRKPVEEQTIEETPSEETDPNAKRAITYQIAKNKGLTPKRRKIDRNPRVKHREKFRRAKIRRKGQVREVRKEEARYSGEVSGIRAGVKKSIKLK